The genomic region GCGAACCGTCACTAAATCACCTTCAACATCCAAAATCCTGGCTCGCTCTATCCAACGTTGCTGATCCCGCAAGAAAATCCACACTTCTCGACCATCGCAACAAAGTTGATAAATCTTGCGGTGTAGCATATGTAAATTCTCCTAAACCGATCGCTTCAACATTACCAACAAACGTATCTGGCGCACTAGTCACCAGACTGTGCACCTCTATGAACGTAGAATATTCATTAAACCTGTAGACAAGCCTTCGCTCAACTACCCCTCCTTAATCCTTGACAATAGTTGCAGCTTGCTCTAATTCTACCTGAATTGAACCAAATCGCATTCATTACGCTAGAAATTCCATCCCCTGTAGAGCATTGTTAATTAAGCAGCTAGAGTGTTGTCAATTAAGCAGTAAGTTGATGCGACTATTGATTGCCGTTGTATAGCACTACAAATCACGTAAGAACCGCTAAAATTAAACATCTGCCTACAGAATCATTTACTTCTATCGAACCATAGTGTCAAGCTGTAAATTCTAATAAATCCAATCCTGGTTTAGTAAACCCTGACATCACTGCTGTAATTCTAGCTGATCTGATAGCGATGCTACTACACTTAAGCACTTGGTGTGAAGTTGAAACCTATCTAAGCCACTCTCAAGGCATTATTGTGCCGATCGGCTCTACAGAACAGCACGGGCCAACGGGGCTAATTGGCACCGACGCAATTTGTGCCGAGGCGATCGCGAAAGGTGTGGGCGAAGCAACCCAGGCAATGGTGGCACCAACCATCAATGTTGGTATGGCACTGCATCATCTGGCTTTTCCAGGGACTATAAGTTTGCGCCCTTCGACGTTAATCCTCGTGATTCGAGACATGGTGTCAACCTTAGCAATGTCAGGTTTTCGTAAGATTTTCTTTATCAACGGGCATGGTGGCAATATTGCAACCCTCAAGGCTGCATTCGCCGAAGCCTATGACTATGTAACGACAATGAACTTGCCTAATGCCGATCAACTACAATGCCAAATTGGTAATTGGTTCATGATGAGTGGAGTGTATAAGCTAGCACGGGAACTCTATGGCGATCAGGAAGGCTCCCACGCTACCCCTAGTGAAGTTGCTGTCACCCAATATCTCTACCCTGATGCCATTAAGCAGGCACCGTTAGCAGCCGATGTCGGCAAAGGACACGCTATCTATAGTGCAACGGATTTTCGCCGCCGCTATCCAGATGGACGCATGGGGTCAAATCCTGCGTTGGCAACTCCAGAACATGGCCAGCAGTTCTACGATGTTGCGGTCAAAGAATTAAGTTGTGCCTATCTGGAGTTTCTAAATGGCTAGAATTTTACTG from Cyanobacteriota bacterium harbors:
- a CDS encoding creatininase family protein: MLLHLSTWCEVETYLSHSQGIIVPIGSTEQHGPTGLIGTDAICAEAIAKGVGEATQAMVAPTINVGMALHHLAFPGTISLRPSTLILVIRDMVSTLAMSGFRKIFFINGHGGNIATLKAAFAEAYDYVTTMNLPNADQLQCQIGNWFMMSGVYKLARELYGDQEGSHATPSEVAVTQYLYPDAIKQAPLAADVGKGHAIYSATDFRRRYPDGRMGSNPALATPEHGQQFYDVAVKELSCAYLEFLNG